Proteins from a single region of Harmonia axyridis chromosome 4, icHarAxyr1.1, whole genome shotgun sequence:
- the LOC123679301 gene encoding uncharacterized protein LOC123679301 isoform X2, whose translation MNWMLHKNIHRTWTLYSLFFILLSVGTIAESYEKCLTDYPEIHAKRYPYYKNSPVTIKIDTSDRISHKLNSHAFMIFAQEVLGYPRMELSYFEDHFNIFDTVDRLGDQVQTNIPKATINLEVWVSPDKDTIDMESLQRVEDCGNVANTGGRFGWFIPNDLTKPIDKFYKKWYPEITEVSWSMFRNPELSSYFDVDESDMDMIRENSFKNHKTKEYFCKNCTSEGMYIPQRCRKNQDCALLLAPDYLSTNFVVEHIDELKLFVKVVWLGDNLPKVVKSLRQKYKAGGLNKSVVFITWTPSIMVMDEREFITVGFKKCELLNSSSHLGCKYEINRLVKFAWIGLQEIAKPLLEATRLFSFRENAYESLLNEYRRNPEGGVRNAACEWMKKSRFIWQDWNPVLDSKIYIGGIFPMHNSPYVGQGIALAAKMAESAINENKSILGDYKLEVLMSDGQCRSDLVMKMFIDYVVNKQFESLIGVLGPACSDTVEPLASVSKHYQTMIISYSAEGSSFSDRETYPYFFRTIGENKHYNQVYVKFFKHMGWKQIAALTEDGQKYTEYISQMQSLLDDYQITLISNKKFPRNPGDINMSKYLEELKKQRARIIIADVVDEVARLIMCEAFKLQMTPKKGYVWFLPISYNNLQGGEINCTAQEMLEVTNGYFSLAHAYYGDDNAVMQENITVKEWRDRYKARSNTQKMSDYAGYAYDAVWTYALATDKLAKTDPEALSHIHSNTTIKKLVEIINDTDFMGVSGRIKFRGGPSRFSVINIMQWYDNKTHIVGQFHPNLTDHTPVIHGGRLEINSSLIRWFTANGKKPDDGKLPPETCALESLARFFDVDCSMAIVILNIIVISTVLLIIGFIIYHLKKRYDRKVQEATNDYIKNLGWWHNIESLKDLGMLEVSRKDVIINRKIGEGSFGTVFGGEACFEEGWLPVAVKTLRMGANTDEKIDFLSEADIMRNFDHTNIIRLLGVIMEGEPLYVIMEFMLYGDVKTYLLARRHLVFQKGGTENNEISSERLTSMALDIARGLSYLAECKFVHRDLASRNCLVNGNKMVKIGDFGMCRPMADKEYYRFDRKGMLPVRWMAPESLALGVFTTASDVWSYGVLLYEIVTFGSFPFQGLSNSEVLEAVKQGKTLTVPKGVKPQLEGLMKSCWNRTAKARPQAKEIVAYIACYKDLLTPCLDAPLSSVQIENSDELEMRFPNRKGSTTPTTKNFPSFSRRISATKVTEARKFKKQASIPENSVSIPLESYCPKEPLLNEQQEVPTTNHYHLVPSQHASNDSGVQEDDDYMPASMLMNGHANTKI comes from the exons TATTCCCAAAGCAACCATAAATCTGGAAGTCTGGGTATCCCCCGACAAGGATACCATAGACATGGAGAGCTTGCAACGGGTCGAAGATTGCGGAAACGTAGCCAACACAGGAGGAAGGTTCGGTTGGTTCATACCGAACGATCTGACGAAGCCAATCGACAAGTTCTACAAGAAGTGGTATCCCGAGATCACCGAGGTGTCTTGGTCGATGTTCAGGAACCCCGAGTTGTCTTCTTATTTCGACGTTGATGAATCTGACATGGATATGATAAGGGAGAATTCCTTCAAGAATCATAAGACCAAAGA ATACTTCTGCAAAAATTGCACCTCCGAAGGAATGTACATACCCCAGCGCTGCAGGAAGAATCAAGATTGCGCCTTGCTCCTTGCCCCAGATTACCTGTCCACCAATTTCGTCGTTGAACACATCGATGAACTTAAATTGTTCGTCAAGGTCGTTTGGCTTGGCGACAACCTTCCCAAAGTGGTCAAATCCTTGAGGCAGAAGTACAAGGCCGGGGGGTTGAACAAGAGCGTGGTTTTTATCACTTGGACGCCCAGCATTATGGTGATGGACGAGAGAGAATTCATCACAGTCGGTTTCAAAAAGTGCGAGTTGTTAAATTCTTCCAGCCACCTGGGGTGCAAATACGAGATCAACAGATTGGTCAAGTTCGCTTGGATAGGTCTTCAGGAGATAGCAAAGCCTCTGCTGGAGGCCACGAGGTTGTTTTCTTTCAGGGAGAACGCTTACGAGTCCTTGTTGAACGAGTACCGTAGGAACCCAGAGGGTGGGGTGAGAAACGCTGCTTGTGAGTGGATGAAGAAGTCCAGGTTCATCTGGCAAGACTGGAACCCGGTGTTGGATTCCAAGATATACATCGGGGGTATCTTCCCCATGCATAACTCCCCCTACGTTGGGCAAGGTATAGCTTTGGCTGCGAAAATGGCAGAAAGCGCAATCAATGAGAACAAATCTATACTCGGTGACTACAAGTTGGAAGTGCTGATGTCCGATGGACAGTGCAGGTCGGATCTGGTGATGAAGATGTTCATAGATTACGTGGTCAACAAGCAGTTCGAGTCTTTGATAGGAGTATTGGGACCGGCTTGCTCCGACACCGTCGAACCTTTGGCCAGCGTGTCCAAACATTACCAAACAATGATCATCTCCTACAGTGCCGAAGGGTCAAGTTTTTCCGATAGGGAGACTTATCCTTACTTCTTCAGGACCATCGGAGAGAACAAGCATTACAATCAGGTCTACGTCAAGTTCTTCAAGCACATGGGTTGGAAACAGATTGCAGCTTTAACCGAAGATGGACAGAAATACACCGAGTACATTTCGCAGATGCAGAGCTTGCTGGACGACTATCAGATAACGTTGATTTCGAATAAGAAGTTTCCAAGGAACCCTGGCGATATCAACATGAGCAAG TACCTGGAAGAATTGAAGAAACAAAGAGCCAGAATTATCATTGCCGATGTGGTGGATGAGGTTGCAAGACTCATTATGTGCGAAGCGTTCAAATTGCAGATGACACCGAAGAAGGGTTATGTATGGTTCCTTCCAATATCTTACAACAACCTCCAAGGAGGAGAAATAAATTGTACTGCCCAAGAGATGTTGGAG GTGACAAATGGTTATTTTTCACTAGCCCATGCCTACTATGGCGACGATAATGCGGTCATGCAAGAAAATATCACCGTTAAAGAGTGGAGAGATAGGTATAAGGCTCGTTCGAATACTCAGAAGATGTCGGACTATGCAGGTTATGCCTACGATGCTGTCTGGACTTACGCTCTGGCTACAGATAAACTGGCCAAGACTGATCCTGAGGCGCTGTCACATATCCATTCGAATACGACCATCAA gAAACTCGTGGAAATCATCAATGACACCGATTTCATGGGCGTCTCGGGAAGAATTAAATTCAGAGGGGGACCCTCAAGGTTCTCCGTCATCAACATCATGCAGTGGTACGACAACAAGACTCACATCGTCGGTCAATTCCATCCCAATCTCACCGATCACACTCCCGTCATCCATGGTGGACGCCTAGAGATAAACTCCAGTCTGATCAGGTGGTTCACAGCCAACGGCAAGAAACCCGACGACGGTAAACTACCGCCAGAGACATGCGCGTTGGAAAGCTTGGCCAGGTTCTTCGACGTGGACTGTTCAATGGCCATAGTCATCTTGAACATCATCGTAATCAGTACTGTGCTGCTGATCATCGGATTCATCATATACCATCTGAAGAAACGGTACGACAGGAAAGTTCAGGAAGCCACTAATGACTACATCAAAAACCTAGGTTGGTGGCACAACATAGAGAGCCTGAAAGATTTGGGCATGCTGGAAGTGTCTAGGAAAGACGTGATAATCAATCGTAAGATAGGCGAAGGCTCTTTCGGCACAGTGTTCGGAGGTGAGGCTTGCTTCGAAGAAGGCTGGTTGCCGGTTGCAGTCAAAACCTTAAGGATGGGCGCGaataccgacgaaaaaatagaTTTCCTATCTGAAGCGGACATAATGCGAAATTTCGACCACACCAACATAATAAGACTACTGGGTGTCATTATGGAAGGCGAACCTCTCTACGTTATAATGGAATTCATGCTGTACGGTGACGTTAAGACCTACTTGTTGGCTAGACGACACTTGGTGTTCCAGAAGGGCGGGACTGAAAATAACGAGATCAGCAGCGAGAGACTGACTTCGATGGCGTTGGATATAGCTAGGGGGCTCAGTTATCTAGCCGAGTGCAAGTTCGTTCACAGGGATTTGGCATCGAGGAACTGTTTGGTCAACGGGAATAAGATGGTTAAGATAGGCGATTTCGGAATGTGTCGTCCTATGGCAGATAAGGAATACTATCGTTTCGATCGCAAAGGTATGCTTCCCGTTAGGTGGATGGCACCTGAGAGTCTGGCACTGGGAGTCTTCACCACGGCCTCGGATGTTTGGAGTTACGGAGTGTTGTTGTATGAAATTGTGACCTTCGGTAGTTTCCCGTTCCAAGGACTGAGTAACAGTGAGGTTCTGGAAGCTGTCAAACAAGGAAAAACGTTGACTGTGCCTAAAGGAGTTAAACCGCAATT GGAAGGACTCATGAAATCATGTTGGAACAGAACAGCAAAGGCGAGGCCACAAGCCAAAGAGATAGTGGCATATATCGCTTGCTATAAAGACCTTTTAACTCCATGTCTGGATGCTCCACTGTCCTCTGTGCAAATTGAAAATTCTGACGAATTGGAAATGCGGTTCCCCAACAGAAAAGGCTCAACAACGCCTACCACCAAGAACTTCCCATCGTTCAGCAGAAGAATTTCAGCGACCAAAGTGACAGAAGcacgaaaattcaaaaaacaggCATCGATACCAGAAAATTCCGTCAGCATACCACTTGAATCTTACTGTCCCAAGGAGCCCCTGTTGAACGAGCAACAAGAAGTTCCCACCACAAACCATTACCACCTTGTACCGTCACAACATGCAAGCAACGATTCCGGAGTGCAAGAAGACGATGATTACATGCCAGCTAGCATGTTGATGAATGGACACGCCAATACGAAAATTTGA
- the LOC123679301 gene encoding uncharacterized protein LOC123679301 isoform X1 has product MILYVKMNWMLHKNIHRTWTLYSLFFILLSVGTIAESYEKCLTDYPEIHAKRYPYYKNSPVTIKIDTSDRISHKLNSHAFMIFAQEVLGYPRMELSYFEDHFNIFDTVDRLGDQVQTNIPKATINLEVWVSPDKDTIDMESLQRVEDCGNVANTGGRFGWFIPNDLTKPIDKFYKKWYPEITEVSWSMFRNPELSSYFDVDESDMDMIRENSFKNHKTKEYFCKNCTSEGMYIPQRCRKNQDCALLLAPDYLSTNFVVEHIDELKLFVKVVWLGDNLPKVVKSLRQKYKAGGLNKSVVFITWTPSIMVMDEREFITVGFKKCELLNSSSHLGCKYEINRLVKFAWIGLQEIAKPLLEATRLFSFRENAYESLLNEYRRNPEGGVRNAACEWMKKSRFIWQDWNPVLDSKIYIGGIFPMHNSPYVGQGIALAAKMAESAINENKSILGDYKLEVLMSDGQCRSDLVMKMFIDYVVNKQFESLIGVLGPACSDTVEPLASVSKHYQTMIISYSAEGSSFSDRETYPYFFRTIGENKHYNQVYVKFFKHMGWKQIAALTEDGQKYTEYISQMQSLLDDYQITLISNKKFPRNPGDINMSKYLEELKKQRARIIIADVVDEVARLIMCEAFKLQMTPKKGYVWFLPISYNNLQGGEINCTAQEMLEVTNGYFSLAHAYYGDDNAVMQENITVKEWRDRYKARSNTQKMSDYAGYAYDAVWTYALATDKLAKTDPEALSHIHSNTTIKKLVEIINDTDFMGVSGRIKFRGGPSRFSVINIMQWYDNKTHIVGQFHPNLTDHTPVIHGGRLEINSSLIRWFTANGKKPDDGKLPPETCALESLARFFDVDCSMAIVILNIIVISTVLLIIGFIIYHLKKRYDRKVQEATNDYIKNLGWWHNIESLKDLGMLEVSRKDVIINRKIGEGSFGTVFGGEACFEEGWLPVAVKTLRMGANTDEKIDFLSEADIMRNFDHTNIIRLLGVIMEGEPLYVIMEFMLYGDVKTYLLARRHLVFQKGGTENNEISSERLTSMALDIARGLSYLAECKFVHRDLASRNCLVNGNKMVKIGDFGMCRPMADKEYYRFDRKGMLPVRWMAPESLALGVFTTASDVWSYGVLLYEIVTFGSFPFQGLSNSEVLEAVKQGKTLTVPKGVKPQLEGLMKSCWNRTAKARPQAKEIVAYIACYKDLLTPCLDAPLSSVQIENSDELEMRFPNRKGSTTPTTKNFPSFSRRISATKVTEARKFKKQASIPENSVSIPLESYCPKEPLLNEQQEVPTTNHYHLVPSQHASNDSGVQEDDDYMPASMLMNGHANTKI; this is encoded by the exons TATTCCCAAAGCAACCATAAATCTGGAAGTCTGGGTATCCCCCGACAAGGATACCATAGACATGGAGAGCTTGCAACGGGTCGAAGATTGCGGAAACGTAGCCAACACAGGAGGAAGGTTCGGTTGGTTCATACCGAACGATCTGACGAAGCCAATCGACAAGTTCTACAAGAAGTGGTATCCCGAGATCACCGAGGTGTCTTGGTCGATGTTCAGGAACCCCGAGTTGTCTTCTTATTTCGACGTTGATGAATCTGACATGGATATGATAAGGGAGAATTCCTTCAAGAATCATAAGACCAAAGA ATACTTCTGCAAAAATTGCACCTCCGAAGGAATGTACATACCCCAGCGCTGCAGGAAGAATCAAGATTGCGCCTTGCTCCTTGCCCCAGATTACCTGTCCACCAATTTCGTCGTTGAACACATCGATGAACTTAAATTGTTCGTCAAGGTCGTTTGGCTTGGCGACAACCTTCCCAAAGTGGTCAAATCCTTGAGGCAGAAGTACAAGGCCGGGGGGTTGAACAAGAGCGTGGTTTTTATCACTTGGACGCCCAGCATTATGGTGATGGACGAGAGAGAATTCATCACAGTCGGTTTCAAAAAGTGCGAGTTGTTAAATTCTTCCAGCCACCTGGGGTGCAAATACGAGATCAACAGATTGGTCAAGTTCGCTTGGATAGGTCTTCAGGAGATAGCAAAGCCTCTGCTGGAGGCCACGAGGTTGTTTTCTTTCAGGGAGAACGCTTACGAGTCCTTGTTGAACGAGTACCGTAGGAACCCAGAGGGTGGGGTGAGAAACGCTGCTTGTGAGTGGATGAAGAAGTCCAGGTTCATCTGGCAAGACTGGAACCCGGTGTTGGATTCCAAGATATACATCGGGGGTATCTTCCCCATGCATAACTCCCCCTACGTTGGGCAAGGTATAGCTTTGGCTGCGAAAATGGCAGAAAGCGCAATCAATGAGAACAAATCTATACTCGGTGACTACAAGTTGGAAGTGCTGATGTCCGATGGACAGTGCAGGTCGGATCTGGTGATGAAGATGTTCATAGATTACGTGGTCAACAAGCAGTTCGAGTCTTTGATAGGAGTATTGGGACCGGCTTGCTCCGACACCGTCGAACCTTTGGCCAGCGTGTCCAAACATTACCAAACAATGATCATCTCCTACAGTGCCGAAGGGTCAAGTTTTTCCGATAGGGAGACTTATCCTTACTTCTTCAGGACCATCGGAGAGAACAAGCATTACAATCAGGTCTACGTCAAGTTCTTCAAGCACATGGGTTGGAAACAGATTGCAGCTTTAACCGAAGATGGACAGAAATACACCGAGTACATTTCGCAGATGCAGAGCTTGCTGGACGACTATCAGATAACGTTGATTTCGAATAAGAAGTTTCCAAGGAACCCTGGCGATATCAACATGAGCAAG TACCTGGAAGAATTGAAGAAACAAAGAGCCAGAATTATCATTGCCGATGTGGTGGATGAGGTTGCAAGACTCATTATGTGCGAAGCGTTCAAATTGCAGATGACACCGAAGAAGGGTTATGTATGGTTCCTTCCAATATCTTACAACAACCTCCAAGGAGGAGAAATAAATTGTACTGCCCAAGAGATGTTGGAG GTGACAAATGGTTATTTTTCACTAGCCCATGCCTACTATGGCGACGATAATGCGGTCATGCAAGAAAATATCACCGTTAAAGAGTGGAGAGATAGGTATAAGGCTCGTTCGAATACTCAGAAGATGTCGGACTATGCAGGTTATGCCTACGATGCTGTCTGGACTTACGCTCTGGCTACAGATAAACTGGCCAAGACTGATCCTGAGGCGCTGTCACATATCCATTCGAATACGACCATCAA gAAACTCGTGGAAATCATCAATGACACCGATTTCATGGGCGTCTCGGGAAGAATTAAATTCAGAGGGGGACCCTCAAGGTTCTCCGTCATCAACATCATGCAGTGGTACGACAACAAGACTCACATCGTCGGTCAATTCCATCCCAATCTCACCGATCACACTCCCGTCATCCATGGTGGACGCCTAGAGATAAACTCCAGTCTGATCAGGTGGTTCACAGCCAACGGCAAGAAACCCGACGACGGTAAACTACCGCCAGAGACATGCGCGTTGGAAAGCTTGGCCAGGTTCTTCGACGTGGACTGTTCAATGGCCATAGTCATCTTGAACATCATCGTAATCAGTACTGTGCTGCTGATCATCGGATTCATCATATACCATCTGAAGAAACGGTACGACAGGAAAGTTCAGGAAGCCACTAATGACTACATCAAAAACCTAGGTTGGTGGCACAACATAGAGAGCCTGAAAGATTTGGGCATGCTGGAAGTGTCTAGGAAAGACGTGATAATCAATCGTAAGATAGGCGAAGGCTCTTTCGGCACAGTGTTCGGAGGTGAGGCTTGCTTCGAAGAAGGCTGGTTGCCGGTTGCAGTCAAAACCTTAAGGATGGGCGCGaataccgacgaaaaaatagaTTTCCTATCTGAAGCGGACATAATGCGAAATTTCGACCACACCAACATAATAAGACTACTGGGTGTCATTATGGAAGGCGAACCTCTCTACGTTATAATGGAATTCATGCTGTACGGTGACGTTAAGACCTACTTGTTGGCTAGACGACACTTGGTGTTCCAGAAGGGCGGGACTGAAAATAACGAGATCAGCAGCGAGAGACTGACTTCGATGGCGTTGGATATAGCTAGGGGGCTCAGTTATCTAGCCGAGTGCAAGTTCGTTCACAGGGATTTGGCATCGAGGAACTGTTTGGTCAACGGGAATAAGATGGTTAAGATAGGCGATTTCGGAATGTGTCGTCCTATGGCAGATAAGGAATACTATCGTTTCGATCGCAAAGGTATGCTTCCCGTTAGGTGGATGGCACCTGAGAGTCTGGCACTGGGAGTCTTCACCACGGCCTCGGATGTTTGGAGTTACGGAGTGTTGTTGTATGAAATTGTGACCTTCGGTAGTTTCCCGTTCCAAGGACTGAGTAACAGTGAGGTTCTGGAAGCTGTCAAACAAGGAAAAACGTTGACTGTGCCTAAAGGAGTTAAACCGCAATT GGAAGGACTCATGAAATCATGTTGGAACAGAACAGCAAAGGCGAGGCCACAAGCCAAAGAGATAGTGGCATATATCGCTTGCTATAAAGACCTTTTAACTCCATGTCTGGATGCTCCACTGTCCTCTGTGCAAATTGAAAATTCTGACGAATTGGAAATGCGGTTCCCCAACAGAAAAGGCTCAACAACGCCTACCACCAAGAACTTCCCATCGTTCAGCAGAAGAATTTCAGCGACCAAAGTGACAGAAGcacgaaaattcaaaaaacaggCATCGATACCAGAAAATTCCGTCAGCATACCACTTGAATCTTACTGTCCCAAGGAGCCCCTGTTGAACGAGCAACAAGAAGTTCCCACCACAAACCATTACCACCTTGTACCGTCACAACATGCAAGCAACGATTCCGGAGTGCAAGAAGACGATGATTACATGCCAGCTAGCATGTTGATGAATGGACACGCCAATACGAAAATTTGA
- the LOC123677535 gene encoding uncharacterized protein LOC123677535 isoform X1: MDDFFRVIRSFLGLPKFDDNRQIYPESDDNRNSGNFGDTRYDAFLDPMEMHRYFEQQMNKILGEFDIFEFGQNDSFFGDFPGHGEIEFFDRNHQLPPSENEEGTDLRNQFLKPGFERPTQKHLMDKRDKELKENEININDLDSIVSGNYFKDKQEHPKVTTRFFGKSISTKTITKADGSIEIHKTIRDNEGNEETTITKRIGDKEHTLIKKKDSTGKEEIIENFVNIDDTETLLNLPENKPWSFYDRFFK, from the exons ATGGATGATTTTTTTCGGGTTATTCGTTCATTTTTAGGCTTACCTAAATTTGATGACAACAGGCAAATTTATCCTGAATCCGATGATAACAG GAATTCAGGAAATTTCGGAGATACGAGATATGATGCATTTTTAGATCCTATGGAGATGCATCGTTACTTTGAAcaacaaatgaataaaattttggGGGAGTTCGATATATTTGAATTTGGTcaaaatgattcattttttGGAG ATTTTCCAGGACATGGAGAAATAGAATTTTTTGATAGAAATCACCAACTTCCTCCTTCTGAAAATGAGGAAGGAACAGATTTGAGGAATCAATTTCTCAAACCTGGTTTTGAGCGTCCCACTCAAAAACATTTAATGGATAAACGCGATAAAGAGCtaaaggaaaatgaaataaatattaatgatttaGATTCAATTGTTAGTGGGAACTACTTTAAAGATAAGCAAGAACATCCGAAAGTTACAACTagattttttggaaaaagtatCAGTACTAAAACTATTACCAAAGCAGATGGA TCAATAGAAATTCACAAAACAATTCGTGATAATGAAGGCAATGAGGAAACTACAATTACTAAACGAATAGGTGATAAAGAGCATACCTTAATAAAAAAGAAAGACAGTACTggaaaagaagaaataatagaGAATTTTGTAAATATTGATGATACCGAGACATTACTAAATCTACCAGAGAACAAACCATGGTCCTTCTATGATaggtttttcaaataa
- the LOC123677535 gene encoding uncharacterized protein LOC123677535 isoform X2, whose product MDDFFRVIRSFLGLPKFDDNRQIYPESDDNRNSGNFGDTRYDAFLDPMEMHRYFEQQMNKILGEFDIFEFGQNDSFFGGHGEIEFFDRNHQLPPSENEEGTDLRNQFLKPGFERPTQKHLMDKRDKELKENEININDLDSIVSGNYFKDKQEHPKVTTRFFGKSISTKTITKADGSIEIHKTIRDNEGNEETTITKRIGDKEHTLIKKKDSTGKEEIIENFVNIDDTETLLNLPENKPWSFYDRFFK is encoded by the exons ATGGATGATTTTTTTCGGGTTATTCGTTCATTTTTAGGCTTACCTAAATTTGATGACAACAGGCAAATTTATCCTGAATCCGATGATAACAG GAATTCAGGAAATTTCGGAGATACGAGATATGATGCATTTTTAGATCCTATGGAGATGCATCGTTACTTTGAAcaacaaatgaataaaattttggGGGAGTTCGATATATTTGAATTTGGTcaaaatgattcattttttGGAG GACATGGAGAAATAGAATTTTTTGATAGAAATCACCAACTTCCTCCTTCTGAAAATGAGGAAGGAACAGATTTGAGGAATCAATTTCTCAAACCTGGTTTTGAGCGTCCCACTCAAAAACATTTAATGGATAAACGCGATAAAGAGCtaaaggaaaatgaaataaatattaatgatttaGATTCAATTGTTAGTGGGAACTACTTTAAAGATAAGCAAGAACATCCGAAAGTTACAACTagattttttggaaaaagtatCAGTACTAAAACTATTACCAAAGCAGATGGA TCAATAGAAATTCACAAAACAATTCGTGATAATGAAGGCAATGAGGAAACTACAATTACTAAACGAATAGGTGATAAAGAGCATACCTTAATAAAAAAGAAAGACAGTACTggaaaagaagaaataatagaGAATTTTGTAAATATTGATGATACCGAGACATTACTAAATCTACCAGAGAACAAACCATGGTCCTTCTATGATaggtttttcaaataa